One Gossypium hirsutum isolate 1008001.06 chromosome A11, Gossypium_hirsutum_v2.1, whole genome shotgun sequence genomic window carries:
- the LOC107940517 gene encoding uncharacterized protein, translating to MKAKKIWHSKLHTNSFSMLKELTVKECDVLLNSFPPFLLGVFRKLEKLIPTDCASLEEVFQLQAQSLNIEETYVVDSQLREVNLFRLPKLKHVWTKYRKRNISFKSLRQVRIQECWSLKTLFPFSIAKDLQQLESLIFESCGLEEIVSKNVEGSDQQEIWFVFNQLSLLEFWNLPYLSCFYPGRNRTTWPALNKLRIDGCGRIKIFGHEESQIRDSLSLVDKVVPQLEEVSFSHDDIPMISDGQYEADLFCDIKFLRISCYSHESAVFPISFLKRFYNLEILHVVSCKFKELVSFESGASEDKDMIITIPKIKELRLDALNNIRHLWKQDSPLDHICASLECLEVWQCGNLISLGLDHSFFENLTTLDIWKCEKMTELITS from the exons ATGAAGGCAAAGAAGATATGGCACAGCAAACTTCATACGAATTCATTTTCTATGCTAAAAGAGTTGACTGTTAAGGAATGTGATGTGTTGTTGAACAGCTTTCCACCTTTTCTTTTGGGGGTTTTCCGAAAATTGGAGAAATTAATACCGACTGATTGTGCTTCACTAGAAGAAGTGTTCCAACTCCAAGCGCAATCGTTAAATATTGAAGAAACGTATGTGGTAGACAGTCAATTAAGAGAAGTGAATCTCTTTCGCCTACCAAAGTTGAAGCATGTCTGGACTAAGTATCGCAAaagaaatatttcttttaaaagtcTACGACAAGTAAGGATTCAAGAATGTTGGAGCTTGAAAACTCTGTTTCCATTTTCAATTGCCAAAGATCTTCAGCAACTTGAAAGTCTTATTTTTGAAAGTTGTGGGTTGGAGGAGATTGTCTCAAAGAATGTTGAAGGATCAGACCAACAGGAAATTTGGTTTGTATTTAATCAGTTGTCCTTGCTTGAATTTTGGAATTTACCATACTTATCATGTTTCTATCCCGGAAGGAATAGAACAACATGGCCTGCATTAAATAAATTGCGGATAGATGGGTGTGGGAGGATTAAGATATTTGGGCATGAAGAATCCCAAATCCGAGATTCACTTTCCCTCGTAGACAAG GTTGTCCCCCAATTGGAGGAGGTTTCATTTAGCCACGATGATATTCCGATGATAAGTGATGGCCAGTATGAGGCTGACTTATTTTGCGATATAAAATTTCTTCGGATTTCTTGCTACTCTCATGAATCAGCTGTTTTCCCGATTTCTTTCCTCAAAAGATTTTACAATCTTGAAATCCTTCATGTGGTTTCTTGCAAATTCAAAGAGCTAGTTTCTTTCGAAAGCGGTGCATCTGAAGATAAAGACATGATCATCACGATCCCAAAAATCAAGGAGTTGAGATTAGATGCGCTTAACAACATAAGACATCTATGGAAGCAAGACTCCCCGCTTGACCATATTTGTGCAAGTCTTGAATGTCTTGAAGTTTGGCAGTGTGGCAATTTGATTAGTTTAGGATTGGATCATTCATTTTTCGAAAATCTCACAACTTTAGATATTTGGAAATGCGAAAAGATGACAGAGTTGATTACATCTTGA
- the LOC107940507 gene encoding uncharacterized protein, translating to MIIKGCSNLKHVLSDSMVEYLQQLERLKISECKCIQEIISTESIIEEAFRNRYLICFPRLKTIKLKGLKKLIGFCHEDYTVKFPSLKTLEIESCPKLKGFIHNSKSKEIPTDAVFFNNKVAFPNLEKITISHLRNVKRIWHGQLHANSFSMLKELTVKECDVLLNIFPPLVLGVFQKLEKLLVTDCASLEEVFQLQAQGLNIEETLRQVSIEECSSLTTLFPFSIAKDLQQLESLTIHKSGLEEIVSKNVEGSDQQEIWFKFNQLSLLEFWNLPNLSCFYPGRHRTTWPALSKLDIYRCERVKIFGHEESQIQHSLFLIEKVIPQLERVSFSQDDIAMISDGQYEADLFCNIKFLEISWYSDESAVFPISFLKRFYNLEILHVVFCNFKELASFESKASEDKDMIITIPKIKELRLNMLNNIRHLWKQDSPLDHFYQGPLSTPKLHKLQSTETDSKERWAGDLNATVEKLYKEQVGYRGLKHLKLSEFPELVNIWSRNPQEMLDFTTLEFLEVCDSNNLRSIFNLSTAFTLGKLRKIEIKRCSNLEQVIKEEGSITTVEEAITDSSKIISIFPRLQSITVESCPSITSFYMGSKSLECLSLIKIKVADCSNMTTFASTFSRDEDKEAIIGDEVDKLAAFFSDNVSFSYNESAFIHLSHMTSQDS from the exons atgattaTCAAGGGCTGCTCCAACTTAAAGCACGTCTTATCTGACTCCATGGTTGAATATCTCCAACAGCTTGAGCGCTTGAAAATAAGTGAATGCAAGTGCATACAGGAGATAATATCAACGGAAAGTATAATCGAAGAAGCATTCAGAAATAGATATTTAATCTGCTTCCCTCGATTAAAAACCATCAAATTGAAAGGACTTAAGAAACTAATCGGATTTTGCCATGAAGATTATACTGTTAAATTTCCAAGTTTGAAAACTCTTGAGATAGAAAGCTGTCCAAAATTGAAGGGATTCATCCATAATTCCAAGAGTAAAGAAATCCCCACCGATGCAGTTTTTTTCAACAATAAG GTTGCTTTTCCTAATTTAGAGAAAATTACAATTTCTCATTTGAGGAACGTAAAGAGGATATGGCACGGCCAACTTCATGCAAATTCCTTTTCTATGTTAAAAGAGTTGACTGTTAAGGAATGTGATGTGTTGTTGAACATCTTTCCACCTTTAGTTTTAGGGGTTTTCCAAAAGTTGGAGAAATTACTAGTGACTGATTGTGCTTCACTAGAAGAAGTGTTCCAACTCCAAGCGCAAGGGTTAAATATTGAAGAAAC tcTACGACAAGTAAGCATTGAGGAATGTTCGAGCTTGACAACTCTGTTTCCATTTTCAATTGCCAAAGATCTTCAGCAACTTGAAAGTCTTACTATTCATAAAAGTGGGTTGGAGGAGATTGTTTCAAAGAATGTTGAAGGATCAGACCAACAggaaatttggtttaaatttaatcAGTTGTCCTTGCTTGAGTTTTGGAATTTACCAAACTTATCATGTTTCTATCCTGGAAGGCATAGAACAACATGGCCTGCATTAAGTAAATTGGATATATATCGCTGTGAGAGGGTTAAGATATTTGGGCATGAAGAATCCCAAATCCAACATTCACTTTTCCTCATAGAAAAG GTTATCCCCCAATTGGAGAGGGTTTCATTTAGCCAGGATGATATTGCGATGATAAGTGATGGCCAGTATGAGGCTGACTTATTTTGCAATATAAAATTTCTTGAGATTTCTTGGTATTCCGATGAATCAGCTGTTTTCCCGATTTCTTTCCTCAAAAGGTTTTACAATCTTGAAATCCTTCATGTGGTTTTTTGCAATTTCAAAGAGCTAGCTTCTTTCGAAAGCAAAGCATCTGAAGATAAAGACATGATCATCACGATCCCAAAAATCAAGGAGTTGAGATTAAATATGCTTAACAACATAAGACATCTATGGAAGCAAGACTCCCCGCTTGACCAT TTCTATCAAGGACCACTAAGCACACCAAAACTGCATAAGTTGCAGTCAACAGAAACAGATTCTAAGGAACGTTGGGCCGGTGACCTTAATGCCACCGTGGAGAAGTTATACAAAGAGCAG GTTGGATACCGTGGTCTAAAGCATTTGAAGTTGTCAGAGTTTCCGGAGCTGGTAAACATATGGAGTAGAAATCCTCAAGAAATGTTGGATTTTACAACCCTAGAATTTCTGGAGGTTTGTGATTCCAACAATTTGAGATCCATTTTTAACCTCTCAACGGCCTTCACCCTAGGGAAACTTCGAAAAATAGAAATCAAGAGATGCAGTAATTTGGAACAAGTCATCAAAGAAGAGGGTTCAATTACAACGGTTGAGGAAGCAATAACAGATAGTAGCAAGATCATTAGCATATTCCCTCGTCTACAATCCATTACAGTGGAGTCTTGTCCAAGTATAACAAGCTTTTACATGGGAAGTAAAAGTCTTGAATGTCTATCATTGATTAAAATTAAGGTAGCTGACTGTTCAAACATGACTACTTTTGCTTCCACATTTTCAAGAGATGAAGATAAAGAAGCAATAATTGGTGACGAAGTTGATAAACTTGCTGCATTTTTCTCCGATAATGTTAGTTTTTCTTATAATGAATCCGCATTTATACATTTAAGTCATATGACTAGTCAAGACTCATGA